The genomic window AAATAAAGCCTAGAAAATAACATTTGCAACAACTACAGTAGTGTAAATAGAAAGcctgtcagaaaaaaaatgttaagtctCAAAAGACAAGATATAAGAAGACATTTATAGTAGAAGGTCCATGGCTGTTTCATGTTGCATatattttcaagtcttttttgatcaattatattttatttactatgATCAGTAATACtgaatttttcccttcccttttttttgtttttaaaaaattatgctatGTGGAATGGCTCCCTTGGATGAGGATAATACTGGGAAaaactgatggggaaaaaaaagacatcaataaaaacttttttgaaaagtatctttcagggcagctaggtggctcagtgaatagagcattggccctggagtgatgaggacctgagttcaaatgccgcctcagacacttaaaattacccagttgtgtggccttggacaagtcacttaaccccactgtcttgcaaaaacctaaaaaataagcCATCTTTCATAGTCTCCCCCAACACCATTGCCTTTGCTCCTGAAACTATTTGCAGTTTATCCAATATTTCTTGTACTTAgctgtttacatgttgtcttccccattagattcagctccttgagggcaaggattgtttttgcctttctttgtatccctggtgcTGTACACTCACAGTTGGTACACAATATTAGACTTCTGGATACATTTTAGAAAGGCCAACGACAAGGTGTACATTGTCCTGAACAGCCAGGAAAGTGAAGCActgagatcataaaaagggaagcTGTCTAAAGAGGGGCTAGATGATGATCAAAAGATAAGGGAGAGACTTGACTGGTGACTAGTGGAAGTGGGAACCCTTAATGAAAAATATCctaccaatgcaggtcagcatCAACTCTGATTTCAGGTCAGAGTTGGCTAAAGCACTGAGGTCCAGTGACTTGTTTGGGGTCATATAGCCAAAACATGAacaaggcaggacttgaacccagttttTCCTAGCTCTAAGCCTAGTCCCCATTCACCAGGCCAGGGTGTCTCTTAAGATGTTAGCCAGTGTTGTTACTGGCTTACAAGGGGTCAAAGTTTTAGAACTACAAAGGACTCTAGTGGTCATCTGACTTTCTTCATTCTATAGAGGAACTCAAGCCCTGAGTGGTTAaggacttgctcagaatcactaGTAAGTGGGAGAGCCTCTGACTCCTAATCCAGAGGAGAAGGCTGACCCCAAAGTCtgctcttttcctgattctgGTGTGGGCACCACAAAGACTCATGAAGCCCCTGACCCAGGAGATGGTGTCCCTGTTGTAATTACTGCCAGAGGGTAAAGAGGACTCAAAGACATGTGGCCCCTGGTCCCAGTTCTGTAGGGCatgagctgtgtgatcctggcagccccttccctccccaatgATAGTCTTACGGACATGCCTAGAGGAAAGTGTTTTCAGAGCAGAGCCTTTTTATTGACACTGTCTCAATGGACTCTCCTAGGCACCCTTTTGTTGGGTCTTCTAAGAGAGGAGCAGGGTTCCTTTCTGCTAATTAGGAGCCCATCCTGAAGTCCCAGATGAAGGATAGGCTCTGCTTCCTGCCTTGGAAGACCAGCCTggaccaaatgaaaaaagcaggcaCTTGTCCTGACAGTTTCTGAGTGTGACCTGTCAAATGAGAGTTTGTACAAGACCAGTGATTCCCAAATTAGATTttagaggaggggaaaggaagggaatgagTATATATAGAGTGCTAGACACTGTACTgtttgatttgatcctcacacaacCAGCAAGAGCGGTAGGGGATAGAACCTAAGAAATGAGAGATCTATTATTAATAGTGCtgttttcccttttaaatatGACTTACTGACTTAAAATATTAGTGTAAATTATgacatatctaaaatatatacaacatttttttagtatgaaaaaaacaatttcatcTTTCATTCCAAAATTTTCCCTACTCTTGTCTTTGATTCTGGGACGATATTCCACAATCTCATATCTTCTCACCCCTACCCTCTGGACCAACAAGATATTTCAAGACTCAAATCTATGGTAATCTATGGCTAAATTAGTTTGACTTCTGTATTCTAACTTCAATTCTAGGTTATTGAAGGTCCATCCCATTTCCAACAATTCATAACTCTTGATTGCAAGCTTTGTTTCTCTTCCTGATGTGCAAGGTGGGTGTGTTTGCCACACCTAAACTATAGTTAATACTGAGGGCTTTGGTTCCCTGAGTTGGAGTTGGGCCTAGTCCTGTAGGTCCTGGTTATTCTCAGCCTCAGCCAGGGTTTTTGACACAGTGGGACTCAGTGAAGGGctaggggggtgggggtggggtggagattGAGAAAGGAAGAACTGTTGATGTGGCCAGGATGGAGTTTGGAATTAGTCCAGCTGTCCCTTCATTTGGGTCTGATGTTTTGTTGATAAGGCATTGGCTGAGATGAGAGTCCCAGCTGGCCATGGGGCAGGCCATGGGGGATTCTCCCCCTTGTTTCTTGTTCTCTGTTCACAGTTCTCCATAAGGCCGGCCTAGGCTAGCAGCACAGCGGAAGCCCAAGTTGTCAGAGGCAGAGTCTGGAGTGTTGCCCATCCTGTCATCAGAGAGTGGGAAGAAAAGAACCAATGAGTCAAGACCTGAGAAATCATTTCCCCTCTCACCTGAAAATGAGAGCAAAAAAAGAGGAATTGAACTGAGAGGTTATTATTCAATTCTCTTAagctttcatctataaaaggagatcAACAGCAAATGTTTTATAGGATGGAAGTATGCAAGTACTTAGAAAAGGGTGAAATATTACACAGTATATTAAGGAAGAACTGCCCATATGACTGGACAAATCACCTCAAGTCTAAACACCTGGGAACATATTCCACTTCTATTGTATAACTCAAATCTGTGTATACTTAGGGAAATTCCTTAGCTTTCCTTAggtttcaatttcctttcctataaaataaggaagttggaccagatgacctctgtGGTTCCCTTCACCCTCTGGATCTAAGAGCCTATAAATCGCAttaacctccctgggtctcagtttcttcatctgtaaaatgacatcaGGTCTTCTTCCAGCTTTATATTTGATGGTTTTGTGATCATTGACTAAAGCAAACCCTGGAGCCACCAATTCACCTCAATATGCCAATGTAGGATTTTCCCTCCTTACCCTCTTGTATAAGAGTATTATGGGGAATGAGAAAACAGGACAATAAGCTGAAGCCTGAAAGATATGAATATGTAACTTAAAGACCctaactacattggaagcttgatAACCACTAGACaggtagggaaccttttttctgccaaggaccatttggatatttataacattattcatgggccatataaaattatcaacttgAAAATTAGTCTTCTATATTTGGTGAAATagttaattcactcctaaaaaccTAGATTTATTGAGTTTTGAGTCCCACTTGCAGTTGCCTTGGAAGCACAGACCAAATGACTCTGAGGGCTGTATATGACCTGGGGGCCAGATATTCCCGGCCCTTGCTCTACATGACCAGGGAAACCAGGTTAAGGAAAAGTATTTTAAACTGCTAGCAGCAGTGCTTCCTCCCCTCCTAGACCTAGGGCTCCAGTATCATGGTTCTAGGgccagaagggacctcagtggtcATCATCAAGCACAAgcctctcattttgcaaatgagaaaaactaaggctcagagaggtgaACCAGGTACTAAATGGCTAATCCAAGATTCATACATCCCTACAAGAAACTTTTggcctctctcctccttccctggaACAGGGGTCATTGTTCTTACCTAGTGGTGACTCGGGCCCGGTGGTTGGCTGAACCTTCTGCTGTGTCAATCCAGGATGCTCCCCTCAAAACCTTCCTCTCTTGGCCCGAGATGGGAGGTCCGTATGTTGATGCTGTCCACTCCCACACGTTGCCCATGAGGTCATAGAGTCCTGATGAATGGTGGCAGACTCAGCTCAGTGGTCAAGACTATGCCTGACAACCCAGTATCACTCCCCACTCACTctctggggaagggaaagaaagtttGAGGAGTAACTTGGGACCCCCAAGGTAAGCCTAACTCTCATAAGGAGAAAAGCTTGAGAAACCATGGTACTACATGCTAGTGCCTGAAACACATCATGATTGGCTTTACCATAGTTGTTTTGGGGAGGGAAAGCATCTACAGGAGAGGCTCCATGGAAACCATCCTCAGCTGTATCAGCCTGGGGGAACTTTCCCTGGGAAGAAAGAAGTCAGGATCAGGGCTTTCTGGGAATAGACAGGTCAGGACCAGGCCAGCCAGCCATTCCCTTGAAGGAGGGTTAAATTAAGTCTTGACCTAGGAGCTTCTCTAAGTCTCCTTTGGtgaccacctccctgatgtgctGGGAGTGTGCAAGGAGAACCAAAGGGGGAAACCATATCTTTCTGACCCCTGGTCATGCGAGCCCTGGGAGAGGGGTGTATGGAGTGCCTTACCTGCCACAGATTGGTACGATTGAGCTGGAACTGGTTTCCCCAGGGATACACTCGACCTatcagaaagggagagaaaggagatgaggaaaggggaaaaaaaaatcaggagaggaaggagatgagGAAAAGACAAAGGACAATAGGAAggtaaaaggaaatagaaaaaggcaagaaagagggagaatctgaaggaaataataagcaaactggaaagagaagaaaggggagaagagacagggaagggggagagggagaagtagaaaaagagggaaaggacaaGAGGGtgatgaaaagggagagaggatcATTTTTTGTCCTGCTCCTTCATACAATTCAACCAGAGATTGTGGAGGACCTTAATTGccaggctaagaaatagattttttttttcctttctataggTAATAGGGTGCCAGGGAAGGTGTTTGAGCAGGAGTGTGACATGGTCAAACTGgtgccttaggaagattattttgccAGCTATGTAAAGGCTAGCCTGGAGAGGGAAAGACTGGAAGCAATTTGTAGATCATATGATCTAATTGGGAGGGAACTTAGAAAACCATCtactccaatcccttcattttacaaatgaggaaactgaggtccaaagaggttaagtaacttgccaaatgTCACACAGCCACTCTGACCCAAACACAGTACTCTTCTCCTGCCCTGTGAGACCTTGTCATTGTGTGGGAAAAGACTGACATACCCTTCAGTCCTCCTCGGGCAGCAAACTCCCATTCCTCCTCTGTGGGAAGTCGCTTGCCTCTCCATGAACAGAAAGCTTGGGCATCATTCCAGCTCACATGCAGCACAGGGAAGTCTAGCCGGTCTCGGATGCTAGAGCCTGGACCTGCAGGCTGATTGGGCAGGAAGAGGTAGAGAAGATACCTTCACAGCTCTGAAACTTCAGAACTTAGAAGTCACTGAGTACAACACTCACTTTCTGGTTGGTGAACATGAGATCCAGAAAAGGGCAGTAACCTGCCAAAAGTCATAGACAGTAAGTGGGATAGCTGAGATTCAAACTAGGATAAGAAAGAATGATGTTTGTCTCCAGGGCATTAACTATATtttaggatttagagctgaaagggaagaTCCAACCTTCTGGTCTCATGAATAAAGAAACCTGAAACCCAGGAAAAGTAAGTAACTTGCagcaggtcacatagctaatcagCAAACAGATCAAGGATTCAGATCTACATCCTTTGACTCAAAATTTTCACCTGAATTGTTCTGTCATCCACAGAAAGCTATTGTTTCTGGGGACAGGAGGCCAGGCTTCCAGAATGGGACCACATGGGGCAGGTGTTAAAGGGATGAGAACTCAAGGACTCAAGCTCACCTGCCTCCAAAATGCCTTTTCCACTGGGAGCCACCAGGGTGCAGACTGCAAACAGACAAGAGGATCAGCTAAGCATCAAAATGTCTGCTCCTAAACTGAACTGTCCCAGTTCCCAACATTCTGGCCTCCCACCTCCCATCTCCACCCCCTGACTTGCTCAGTTCAAAACTAAGGATGCAGGGTAAAAGCCTAGGGAATTCAAGATGAGGATATTGGTGGTACTGAGCAAGGTTGAAGcattctctttctttgctttttttttttgcaaggcagtagagtaaagtgacttgcccaaaattacacattaaatgtctgaggccgaattggaactccggtcctcctaactccagggataatgctctatccacttcatcacatAGCTACCCCAAAGCATCCttcttgaagattttttaaagacATCTGCTTCCCTCCTTCTGTATTTGTATAGGCTCCCCTAAAGATGGGTATTTAGATAGACAATttagaccagatgacctctgacAGGCCTTTTCAATTTCATGGAGTTTTTTGCTTCTCATTGAGCTACTTTCTCCcaagttgaaaaaaatgagaatggacTCAGGGTCCTTCAGAGTAATACTGTCCAACTCAAAGACAGCTGATTGTGtataaatacagattgaagcagacttttttactttattgttcttgaagtttctcttggagatattgttatttttacaatatgactattgtggtaatgttctTTATAACTATACATTTTAAATCTATGTCAAGTAATATGCTTTCTCAATGATGGGGAGTGgagtaggaggaagggagagaatttagaacccAGAGTTTTggatgtgaatttttttttagggtttttttttttttttgcaaggcaatgggttaaagtggcttgcccaaggccacacagctaggtaattatgaagtgtctgagaccggatttgaacccaggtactcctgactccagggctggtgctctatccactgcaacacctagccacccgatgtgaatgttaaaacttgttttttcatGTGGGGGgtgtaaaattaatttaaaaaaaaaagtacaagacTGTTCTTTCTAATCCTTGACCTCTAATGATATGATGTCCAAAATGTTAGGGCCAGAAGAGACTTTAGGAGTCATTTGACAAAGGAACTGGGGCCTAGAGTCTCAGCTTCTCCTcctgtatctgattcttcatgataaCCCAATTCCAGGTCTACCCCTGCCTCCATTCTCCCTCCCCAGCTCTTGCCCAGCTCATTGGGTCCTGCCTCATTTATCTCCCACTAGCCATGCCATCACTGATTCCTCTTACCTCTAGCTTCTGGGtcactttctttttcagttcatcAGATAcaaaatcttcaaatacaaagctCCACCCAAATGATTCAGCTTCTGTCTGGTACTTCTTCTGCCTGACAAAGTCCCTAGAAGAAGAAATGTTTCCTCGCTCATCCTTCATGTTCCCTAATTCATTTGTTCAACAGACATTTCCTCCTTAAATCTAAGGCATTGTGCTGAATCCACTGTGAGGATCCAAATATGACTGGTCCCTGGTAAAAGCAGTTTACAATCTGGTATGGAAGATGAGCTACTCACAAATAATTATAAGACAATGAAAAGGGTCATAAGAGCAAAAAAGATGCAGGAAACACTAAGATTCAGAAGAAAGGTATGAAACACTTTAGAAGACTCTATAAGGTTTATTAGATTTGTttttcagaggcagctaggtgtctcaggGGATGGttgaatgctggacctggagtcagaaagatagaagtttaaatctggcctcagacatttaccaactgtgtaaccctgggcaagtcacttaacaaacTGTTTGcctctggaaaaaaaatggtaaagctctccaatatctttgccaagaaaatcccatgaacaGTATTGGTGTACTGTGGTCCTATGGATCACAAAGATCTGTGGAACTGACTGAATAATCAGGCCTGAGTTTCATTGTTGCTCAGTAGAGCCCCAATGATTATCTTTTCCTAAGGACATGAACCCTAACTTCATAGAAACTCCAAACCATGCACAATCTCACCTTGGTGAATCCCCAAACAAAACACATCCTCCCATGGAGACCCCAATAGCTCCCAGTCCCTACAGAAACCATATTACCCTGCCTCCTATACACTCCAATATACTATAAAAAGACTTGCTCTCCCCATTACTCATTGCAGAAGTCTCCTTGGATCCAGCCCACTTTCCTTCAATAAATAACTTtgcattcatttccatttataaTGTCATCTTCCTTTTTACCAAGAGTTCACCTTTTGACCCTTCACACAGATGTGTTTTAAAAGAAGGGGGAGTATCTAtgattctcttcattatttcctctctctctccgtgtatgtgtgtgtgtgtgtgtgtgtgtaatcaaaATCATGCCTGCTGGGAATGGGGTACAGAGGAGGGGATTAGGTAAAGTTCCATGGAGGCAACATTTGAGCTCGTTCTCAGAGGCTGAGTAGTATTTCATTAAGACATTACtaatgagggtggctaggtggcacagtggatagagcaccagccctggagtcaggagtacctgagttcaaatctggtctcagacacttaataatcatctagctgtgtggccttgggcaagacatttaaccccattgacttgaaaaaaaaacctaaaaaaaaaagacattactaATGGAGAGAACTGCTAGACTCAAAATTAAGAGAATTCTAGATTCAAGTTCCATCTTAATCATCTGAAAGCTGTTTTtgaccctggcaaatcacttCCTCTATTTACACTAAATgatttatctggaaaatgagaataataacactaGCAGAACAAGAGGAGAAAACTCTATTCTTTAGACACTATATGGGGGTTATTATTTGAGATAGAAAAGCATGCTGTTGAGCCACCCTTGAATTCTATAATCCTTGAttgatatatctttttttttgttgtttttacaaggcaatggggttaagtgacttgcctaaggtcacacagctaggtaattattaagtggctgaggtcatatttgaactgatTGATATTATATCTTGAAGGTATACTCCTGATATGGCCATTCTCTCCAACGAGGCTCTCTGAAATCTGGACAAACTTCTGATAAACCCAAGGCCCATCAATCCCTCAAGTCCAGATGTTAGTATTTCTACTTTGGTATTGCTTTTCACCACTCCTAACCTCTGGATACACGGGCTTTCTGCTTGGCTGACTATCTTCCCTTTGCCCAGGTCCATCAATGCTGTACTTATATGAAGTATACCAGTCAGCCAGCCAGCCAATCAGGACACTTGGCTTCTTTCCTATGAATTttccatgtgaccttggataaattcaAAGTCGCTGGATTagttaattcattcatttcagatTTTCTACCTTGGGGTTAAATTGTTGTGATTGGTGAATGAGTGAAATCCATCTAACCCAGAAGGCATCAGACCAGACAAGACTTCCCATCCTACCCAGCCATCCATCTGGAACATTTTGCGACTTATTCTTCCACTGTGGTGCGTGCCCTCTCACATCTCCTGCTCTCAGGAATAGTCAGTGAATCAGTATCACTACTGTTTCTGAAAATAGTTGCCCTATGGTTCTACCTTACCAATCCCATCATTCCCCAGACAAAAACTCCCTTTCCTGGTCACCACTTCCCTCTAAATGTTGTCTCtgtcattagaatgtaagctggTAGGATGACAAtactatactatttcacttttgaAGTCATTTATAACAGcacaaaacttaattttttttcattcctattaTTTATTCAAGTCCCTTAAACTTTCTAACTTCCTTATCCAAAtcccaaaatttttaaattggtaatcattaataataatgatctatagttttctttctttgctttatctGTCCCTAGTTCATATATTTGTCTctttaaggaaggaaacaatagtTCCCTTATGCTAATTTGGAAATAAAGGCAAACTGAAATggtaaatgtaatttttttttttttaggtttttgcaaggcattgaggttaagtggcttgcccaaggccacacagctaggtaattattaagtgtctaaggccagatttgaactcaggtactcctgactctagggctggtgctatatccactgcaccacctagccaacccagtaaatgtacttaaaaaaaaaacccaaaaccttaaATATCTTTTGCCAATAGATGTGCAGGTTAAGAAAGAGGATGATTACTGAGAGGAGTACAATGACCAAGAGAGTGACATACCTGAAATCTCTATTGGTGACGGGGTATTTGTCAATGGCAAATGGCTTCACCGTTACTTCCCGAGTAGGCCCTTCCCCATCTTTGCCATCTGGAGAATTTGTCCCCATTTGGAATGTCCCACCTGGCAGATAAACCATACTGTTATCTTGTCCATTGCCTGCAATAAATATAAAGCAAGGAGCAATTCACTTATTCACTCATACATCTATTCATTCATAACCATTTATTCAATTCTTACAGAATGCTTGAGAACTGTGCTTAgctgggtggtggtgggggagatGACAaagtttaattctatttttattattttaattgtttatttttttaacattctttttttattctgagttccaaattcgcTCCTTTTAACCTCTcccccatccattgagaaggcaagcaatgtgaTAACCCATTATACATAGTGGTATTTGTTTGATGCCCATAGTTTTTATGTTTGTT from Macrotis lagotis isolate mMagLag1 chromosome 2, bilby.v1.9.chrom.fasta, whole genome shotgun sequence includes these protein-coding regions:
- the SUMF2 gene encoding inactive C-alpha-formylglycine-generating enzyme 2 isoform X1 — encoded protein: MGSLLPRLLLLPTLGLVLPGLGPGPGNGQDNSMVYLPGGTFQMGTNSPDGKDGEGPTREVTVKPFAIDKYPVTNRDFRDFVRQKKYQTEAESFGWSFVFEDFVSDELKKKVTQKLESAPWWLPVEKAFWRQPAGPGSSIRDRLDFPVLHVSWNDAQAFCSWRGKRLPTEEEWEFAARGGLKGRVYPWGNQFQLNRTNLWQGKFPQADTAEDGFHGASPVDAFPPQNNYGLYDLMGNVWEWTASTYGPPISGQERKVLRGASWIDTAEGSANHRARVTTRMGNTPDSASDNLGFRCAASLGRPYGEL
- the SUMF2 gene encoding inactive C-alpha-formylglycine-generating enzyme 2 isoform X2; amino-acid sequence: MGSLLPRLLLLPTLGLVLPGLGPGPGGTFQMGTNSPDGKDGEGPTREVTVKPFAIDKYPVTNRDFRDFVRQKKYQTEAESFGWSFVFEDFVSDELKKKVTQKLESAPWWLPVEKAFWRQPAGPGSSIRDRLDFPVLHVSWNDAQAFCSWRGKRLPTEEEWEFAARGGLKGRVYPWGNQFQLNRTNLWQGKFPQADTAEDGFHGASPVDAFPPQNNYGLYDLMGNVWEWTASTYGPPISGQERKVLRGASWIDTAEGSANHRARVTTRMGNTPDSASDNLGFRCAASLGRPYGEL